The Mycolicibacterium hassiacum DSM 44199 genome includes a window with the following:
- a CDS encoding LCP family protein: protein MPARTLRIIAMSMALTVLIGTGVAWGKIRAFESGINQISPLALGEGGEDGAVDILLVGIDSRTDAHGNPLSAEELATLRAGADEANNTDTIILVRIPNNGTSATAISIPRDSYVAAPGIGKMKINGVYGSVRLEKMKELVEEDGMDPAEAEPLATAAGREALIKTVANLTGVTVDHYAEIGLLGFALITDALGGVDVCLKEPVYEPLSGADFPAGWQRLSGPEALSFVRQRHNLPRGDLDRVTRQQAFMASLAHKVISGKTLSSPATLERLQEAVQRSVVLSDGWDVMQFAQQLQKLAAGNVAFATIPVLQENGWSDDGMQSVVRVDPAEVKKWVANLLHDQDEGKTEELAYSPDKTTVEVLNATDINGLAASVSRVLAGKGFTAGATGNYEGTPVATSRVLAPGADDRGAQAVSESLGGVPVVEDASVAAGTVRVVLADDYTGPGSGLGNEDSTYSSADPVGVTQTVPEAPPPPRIITAGSDDPECVY, encoded by the coding sequence ATGCCCGCTCGCACACTTCGGATCATCGCCATGTCGATGGCGTTGACGGTGTTGATCGGCACGGGCGTGGCCTGGGGCAAGATCCGGGCGTTCGAATCCGGGATCAACCAGATCTCCCCGCTCGCGCTGGGTGAAGGCGGCGAGGACGGAGCGGTCGACATCCTGCTGGTCGGCATCGACAGCCGCACCGACGCCCACGGCAACCCGCTGTCGGCCGAGGAGCTCGCCACCCTGCGCGCCGGTGCCGACGAGGCCAACAACACCGACACGATCATCCTGGTGCGCATTCCCAACAACGGGACGTCCGCGACGGCGATCTCGATCCCCCGCGACTCCTATGTCGCAGCGCCCGGCATCGGCAAGATGAAGATCAACGGTGTCTACGGCTCGGTGCGCCTGGAGAAGATGAAGGAGCTGGTCGAAGAGGACGGGATGGATCCGGCCGAGGCCGAGCCGCTGGCTACCGCGGCCGGCCGCGAGGCGCTGATCAAGACCGTCGCGAACCTGACCGGGGTGACCGTCGACCACTACGCCGAGATCGGCCTGCTCGGCTTCGCGTTGATCACCGATGCCCTCGGCGGCGTCGACGTGTGCCTCAAAGAACCGGTCTACGAACCTCTTTCCGGTGCCGACTTCCCGGCCGGCTGGCAACGGCTCAGCGGCCCCGAGGCGCTGAGCTTCGTGCGCCAGCGCCACAACCTGCCCCGCGGCGACCTCGACCGGGTGACCCGTCAGCAGGCGTTCATGGCGTCGCTGGCACACAAGGTGATCTCCGGCAAGACGCTGTCCAGCCCGGCGACCCTGGAACGGTTGCAGGAGGCCGTACAGCGCTCGGTGGTGCTCTCCGACGGCTGGGACGTCATGCAGTTCGCGCAGCAGCTGCAGAAACTGGCCGCCGGCAACGTCGCGTTCGCCACCATCCCGGTGCTCCAGGAGAACGGCTGGAGCGACGACGGCATGCAGAGCGTGGTGCGGGTCGACCCCGCCGAGGTCAAGAAATGGGTGGCCAACCTGCTGCACGACCAGGACGAGGGCAAGACCGAGGAGCTGGCCTACAGCCCCGACAAGACCACCGTCGAGGTGCTCAACGCCACCGACATCAACGGCCTGGCCGCGTCGGTGTCGCGGGTGCTGGCGGGCAAGGGCTTCACCGCCGGGGCGACCGGAAACTACGAGGGGACCCCGGTGGCCACCAGCCGGGTGCTGGCCCCGGGCGCGGACGACCGTGGCGCACAGGCGGTGTCGGAGAGCCTCGGCGGCGTCCCGGTCGTCGAGGACGCCTCGGTGGCAGCGGGCACGGTTCGCGTGGTGCTCGCCGACGACTACACCGGGCCGGGCTCGGGCCTCGGCAACGAGGACAGCACCTACTCCAGCGCCGACCCGGTCGGCGTCACCCAGACCGTGCCGGAGGCACCGCCCCCGCCGCGGATCATCACCGCAGGCTCTGACGATCCGGAGTGCGTGTACTAG
- the rfbD gene encoding dTDP-4-dehydrorhamnose reductase, which translates to MVCGAGGLVGRELTERARGRGRRVAAFGSTDWDITDPAAAARHIRPGDVVINCAAYTQVDAAETDPDAAHAVNAVGPGVLAQACARADARLIHISTDYVFSGTKTEPYEIDDSPGPVSVYGRTKLAGEAAVRAALPGAHIVRTAWVYRGGEGRDFVAVMQRLAAGDGTVEVVDDQVGSPTYVADLVTALLEVADKGPALAAPVLHAANAGAVSRYEQARAVFELLGADPQRVRPVGSDRHPRPAPRPVYSALSGRRSAEAGLTPLRGWREALAAALAEHGPLTSRP; encoded by the coding sequence GTGGTCTGCGGCGCCGGCGGGCTCGTCGGCCGTGAGCTGACCGAGCGGGCTCGCGGCCGGGGCCGCCGGGTCGCGGCGTTCGGCTCGACGGACTGGGACATCACCGACCCGGCTGCGGCCGCCCGGCACATCCGGCCCGGAGACGTGGTGATCAACTGCGCCGCCTACACCCAGGTTGATGCCGCCGAGACCGACCCGGACGCGGCGCACGCGGTCAACGCGGTCGGTCCGGGGGTGCTCGCCCAGGCGTGTGCGCGCGCCGATGCTCGGCTGATCCACATCTCCACCGACTATGTGTTCTCCGGCACAAAGACCGAGCCGTATGAGATCGACGACAGCCCCGGGCCGGTGAGCGTCTACGGGCGGACCAAGCTGGCCGGCGAGGCCGCGGTGCGGGCCGCCCTGCCCGGCGCGCACATCGTGCGGACCGCCTGGGTCTACCGCGGCGGGGAGGGCAGGGACTTCGTCGCGGTCATGCAGCGGTTGGCCGCCGGGGACGGGACGGTGGAGGTGGTCGACGACCAGGTCGGCTCGCCGACCTACGTCGCTGACCTGGTCACAGCCCTGTTGGAGGTCGCCGACAAGGGTCCGGCGCTCGCCGCGCCGGTGCTGCACGCGGCGAATGCGGGCGCGGTCAGCCGCTACGAACAGGCCCGCGCGGTGTTCGAACTCCTCGGCGCCGACCCGCAGCGGGTACGGCCGGTCGGCAGCGATCGACACCCCCGCCCGGCGCCGCGGCCGGTCTACTCCGCCCTGTCCGGTCGGCGGTCGGCCGAGGCCGGGTTGACGCCGCTGCGGGGTTGGCGGGAGGCCCTGGCCGCGGCACTCGCCGAACACGGGCCGTTAACCTCTAGGCCGTGA
- a CDS encoding glycosyltransferase family 2 protein, translating into MSDELVVITVTYSPGPHLNRFLASLSHATERPVTVVMADNGSTDGAPEEALERYPNTRLLRTGANLGYGTAVNRAVQAYLSNQDSSYSDFFVVANPDVQWGPHSIDLLLEAANRWPRAGALGPLIRDPDGSVYPSARHQPSLIRGGMHAVLGPVWKSNPWSTAYRQEKIAPSERAVGWLSGSCLLLRRAAFEEISGFDERYFMYMEDVDLGDRLNRAGWQNVYVPSAEVLHDKGHATGRDPGRNLAAHHASTYTFLADRYPAGWQAPLRWAIRAALAARSGLVVRSSRRKQAKGRREA; encoded by the coding sequence GTGAGTGACGAACTGGTTGTGATCACGGTGACGTATTCACCGGGGCCACACCTGAATCGGTTCCTGGCGTCGTTGTCGCATGCGACCGAACGCCCGGTGACCGTCGTCATGGCCGACAACGGCTCCACCGACGGCGCGCCCGAGGAGGCTCTGGAGCGCTACCCGAACACCCGGTTGCTGCGCACCGGCGCCAACTTGGGCTACGGCACCGCGGTCAACCGTGCGGTGCAGGCCTACCTGAGCAACCAGGACTCGTCGTACTCGGACTTCTTCGTGGTGGCCAACCCCGACGTGCAGTGGGGGCCGCACAGCATCGACCTGTTGCTGGAGGCCGCGAACCGCTGGCCGCGGGCCGGTGCGCTCGGGCCGTTGATCCGTGATCCGGACGGGTCGGTGTATCCGTCGGCCCGCCACCAACCCAGCCTGATCCGCGGCGGCATGCACGCCGTGCTCGGTCCGGTGTGGAAGTCCAACCCGTGGTCCACCGCCTACCGCCAGGAGAAGATCGCCCCCAGCGAACGTGCGGTCGGCTGGCTGTCGGGATCCTGTCTGTTGCTCAGACGGGCGGCGTTCGAGGAGATCTCGGGTTTCGACGAGCGCTATTTCATGTACATGGAGGACGTTGACCTCGGCGATCGGCTCAACCGGGCCGGTTGGCAGAACGTCTATGTGCCCTCCGCCGAGGTTTTGCACGACAAGGGACATGCGACCGGCCGGGACCCCGGCCGCAACTTGGCCGCCCACCACGCCAGCACCTACACTTTCCTCGCCGATCGGTATCCGGCTGGGTGGCAGGCGCCGTTGCGATGGGCGATCCGCGCCGCACTCGCCGCGCGCTCTGGTCTGGTGGTTCGTAGTTCCCGGCGCAAGCAGGCGAAAGGACGGCGCGAAGCGTGA
- the manB gene encoding mannose-1-phosphate guanylyltransferase, producing the protein MNPAEVDAVVLVGGLGTRLRPLTLSVPKPMLPTAGVPFLTHLLSRIADAGIEHVVLGTSYKAEVFEAEFGDGSKLGLQMEYVVEEQPLGTGGGIANVAPKLRYDTALVFNGDVLSGADLGALLQCHQANNADVTLHLVRVGDPRAFGCVPTDSDGRVTAFLEKTQDPPTDQVNAGTYVFNREIIDRIPSGRALSVEREVFPGLLADGLRVYGYVDTSYWRDMGTPEDFVRGSADLVRGIAPSPALSGHRGEALIHDGAAVAPGAVVIGGSVVGRGAEIAAGARLDGAVIFDGVRVEAGAVIERSIIGFGARIGPRALIRDGVIGDGADIGARCELLRGARVWPGVTIPDGGIRYSSDV; encoded by the coding sequence GTGAATCCTGCGGAAGTGGACGCTGTCGTTCTCGTCGGCGGTCTCGGCACCCGACTGCGGCCGTTGACGCTGTCGGTGCCCAAGCCGATGCTGCCGACCGCGGGGGTGCCGTTTCTGACCCACCTGCTGTCGCGGATCGCCGACGCCGGGATCGAACACGTGGTGCTCGGCACCTCGTACAAGGCCGAGGTGTTCGAGGCGGAGTTCGGCGACGGGTCCAAGCTGGGCCTGCAGATGGAGTACGTGGTCGAGGAGCAGCCGCTGGGCACCGGTGGCGGTATCGCCAACGTGGCCCCGAAACTGCGTTACGACACCGCGCTGGTGTTCAACGGCGACGTGCTTTCCGGCGCCGACCTGGGCGCGTTGCTGCAATGCCACCAGGCCAACAACGCCGACGTCACCCTGCACCTGGTGCGAGTCGGTGACCCGCGTGCATTCGGTTGTGTGCCAACCGATTCCGATGGCCGGGTGACCGCGTTCCTGGAGAAGACCCAGGACCCGCCCACCGATCAGGTCAACGCCGGCACCTATGTGTTCAACCGCGAGATCATCGACCGCATCCCCAGCGGCCGGGCGCTGTCGGTGGAGCGGGAGGTGTTCCCCGGGTTGCTCGCCGACGGGTTGCGCGTCTACGGCTACGTCGACACCAGTTACTGGCGCGATATGGGCACCCCGGAGGACTTCGTGCGCGGCTCGGCCGATCTGGTCCGCGGCATCGCGCCGTCGCCGGCGCTGTCCGGCCACCGTGGGGAGGCGCTGATCCACGACGGCGCCGCCGTGGCGCCCGGCGCCGTGGTGATCGGCGGTTCGGTGGTGGGCCGGGGCGCGGAGATCGCCGCGGGTGCGCGACTCGACGGAGCGGTGATCTTCGACGGGGTGCGCGTCGAGGCGGGTGCGGTGATCGAACGCTCGATCATCGGCTTCGGTGCCCGCATCGGTCCGCGGGCCCTGATCCGCGACGGGGTGATCGGTGACGGCGCCGACATCGGCGCCCGCTGCGAGCTGCTGCGCGGGGCGCGGGTCTGGCCCGGGGTGACGATCCCCGACGGCGGTATCCGCTACTCCAGCGACGTCTAG
- a CDS encoding NUDIX hydrolase, with product MSLHASAVELLSVWQAPDPEQDSLRHAILAFLAARPDACLRSCAAGHITASALVLDHTGTAALLTLHPRIGRWLQLGGHCEDTDPDIVAAALREATEESGISGLRIDPTPVALHVHPVTCSLGVPTRHLDLQFIAYAPAGAEPAISDESLDLRWWPLDALPADCDFAVARLAAAARRLG from the coding sequence GTGAGCCTGCACGCGTCGGCCGTCGAGTTGTTGTCGGTCTGGCAGGCCCCGGATCCGGAACAGGACAGCCTGCGGCATGCGATCCTGGCCTTCCTGGCCGCCCGCCCGGACGCCTGCCTGCGCAGCTGCGCGGCCGGGCACATCACCGCCTCGGCGCTGGTGCTCGACCACACCGGCACCGCCGCGCTGCTGACCCTGCACCCGCGGATCGGCCGCTGGCTGCAGCTCGGCGGGCACTGCGAGGACACCGACCCCGACATCGTCGCGGCCGCACTGCGGGAGGCCACTGAGGAGTCCGGGATCAGCGGGCTGCGGATCGACCCCACCCCGGTCGCGCTGCACGTTCACCCGGTGACCTGCTCGCTTGGGGTGCCGACCCGCCACCTCGATCTGCAGTTCATCGCCTACGCCCCCGCCGGGGCGGAGCCCGCGATCAGCGACGAATCGCTGGATCTGCGCTGGTGGCCGCTGGATGCACTGCCCGCGGACTGCGATTTCGCGGTGGCCCGGCTGGCCGCGGCCGCCCGCCGGTTGGGCTAG
- a CDS encoding coenzyme F420-0:L-glutamate ligase: MTEHGTAHTVEVLPVTGLPEFRPGDDLAGAIADAAPWLRDGDVVVITSKVVSKCEGRIVAAPSDPEERDALRRKLVESEAVRVLARKGRTLITENALGLVQAAAGVDGSNVGSTELALLPADPDASAAALRSALRHRLGVTVGVVITDTMGRAWRTGQTDVAIGAAGLSVLYGYQGAHDRHGNELLVTEIAVADEIAAAADLVKGKLTDIPVAVVRGLSLPDNGSTARDLVRAGEEDLFWLGTEEAIALGRSQAQLLRRSVRKFGPEPVAPEIIEAAVAEALTAPAPHHTRPARFVWLQDPARRRALLDKMQAKWRADLTGDGRSPDAVERRVRRGQILYDAPELVIPFMVPDGAHSYPDPHRTAAEHTMFVVAVGAAVQALLVALAVRGVGSCWVGSTIFTPDLVRRELELPDDWEPLGAIAIGYPEQPSGPRDPVPPGDLLVRK; encoded by the coding sequence ATGACCGAACACGGCACCGCGCACACCGTCGAGGTACTGCCGGTCACGGGTCTGCCGGAGTTCCGCCCGGGCGATGATCTCGCCGGCGCCATCGCCGATGCTGCGCCGTGGTTGCGCGACGGTGACGTGGTGGTGATCACCAGTAAGGTGGTCTCCAAGTGCGAAGGCCGCATCGTCGCCGCGCCGTCCGATCCCGAGGAACGGGATGCGTTGCGGCGCAAGCTGGTCGAGTCCGAAGCCGTGCGCGTGCTGGCACGCAAGGGCCGCACGTTGATCACCGAGAACGCGCTCGGGCTGGTGCAGGCCGCCGCCGGCGTGGACGGCTCGAACGTCGGTTCCACCGAATTGGCGCTGCTGCCGGCGGATCCGGACGCCAGCGCGGCGGCCCTGCGGTCGGCGCTGCGGCACCGGCTCGGCGTCACCGTCGGGGTGGTGATCACCGACACCATGGGCCGGGCGTGGCGCACCGGACAGACCGATGTGGCGATCGGCGCCGCCGGGCTCTCGGTGCTGTACGGCTACCAGGGCGCACACGACCGGCACGGCAACGAGCTGCTGGTCACCGAGATCGCGGTGGCCGACGAGATCGCCGCCGCAGCGGACCTGGTCAAGGGCAAGCTGACCGACATCCCGGTCGCCGTGGTGCGCGGATTGTCGTTGCCCGACAACGGTTCCACCGCGCGCGATCTGGTACGTGCCGGCGAGGAGGATTTGTTCTGGCTCGGCACCGAGGAGGCAATCGCCCTGGGCCGCAGTCAAGCTCAGCTGCTGCGCCGCTCGGTCCGCAAGTTCGGCCCGGAACCCGTGGCGCCGGAGATCATCGAAGCCGCGGTGGCCGAGGCGCTGACCGCGCCGGCGCCTCATCACACCCGCCCGGCACGGTTCGTCTGGCTGCAGGATCCGGCGCGCCGCCGCGCCCTGCTGGACAAGATGCAGGCCAAGTGGCGAGCCGACCTGACCGGCGACGGCCGCTCCCCCGATGCGGTTGAACGCCGCGTCCGGCGCGGTCAGATTCTTTACGACGCACCGGAACTCGTGATTCCGTTCATGGTGCCCGACGGCGCGCACAGCTATCCGGACCCGCACCGCACCGCGGCCGAGCACACCATGTTCGTCGTCGCGGTTGGCGCGGCGGTGCAGGCCCTGCTGGTGGCCCTGGCGGTGCGCGGGGTGGGCAGCTGCTGGGTGGGCTCGACCATCTTCACCCCTGATCTCGTGCGCCGCGAACTGGAACTGCCCGACGATTGGGAACCGTTGGGCGCCATCGCGATCGGATATCCCGAGCAGCCCTCCGGCCCGCGTGACCCGGTGCCGCCCGGCGATCTGTTGGTGCGCAAGTGA
- the cofD gene encoding 2-phospho-L-lactate transferase, protein MKVTVLVGGVGGARFLLGVQHLLGLGQFSDSTGGEHELTAVVNIGDDAWMFGLRICPDLDTCMYTLGGAVDPERGWGHRNETWHAKEELAAYGVQPDWFGLGDRDLATHLVRTQMLRAGYPLSQVTEALCKRWSPGARLLPASDDRCETHVVVTDPDDGQTRAIHFQEWWVRHRAKVPTHSFAFIGADEATAGPGVVEAIETADVVLIAPSNPVVSIGAILNVGGIRAALRTTKAPVIGYSPIIGGKPLRGMADECLSVIGVASTSEAVGAHYGARSGTGILDGWLIHEGDHAEIPGVDVRAVPLLMRDPAATAEMVRAGLDLAGLKP, encoded by the coding sequence GTGAAAGTCACGGTTCTGGTCGGCGGCGTCGGCGGTGCCCGCTTCCTGCTGGGTGTGCAGCACCTGTTGGGACTAGGACAGTTTAGTGACTCCACCGGTGGCGAGCACGAGTTGACCGCGGTGGTCAACATCGGCGACGACGCGTGGATGTTCGGCCTGCGGATCTGCCCCGATCTGGACACCTGCATGTACACCCTGGGCGGAGCGGTCGACCCGGAACGGGGCTGGGGACATCGCAACGAAACCTGGCACGCCAAGGAGGAACTCGCGGCCTACGGGGTGCAGCCCGACTGGTTCGGTCTCGGCGACCGCGATCTGGCCACGCATCTGGTCCGCACCCAGATGTTGCGCGCCGGTTATCCGCTGTCACAGGTGACCGAGGCGCTGTGCAAGCGATGGTCGCCCGGTGCGCGGTTGCTGCCGGCCAGCGACGATCGCTGCGAAACGCATGTGGTCGTCACCGATCCCGACGACGGTCAGACCCGAGCCATCCACTTCCAGGAGTGGTGGGTGCGGCACCGCGCGAAGGTGCCCACGCACAGCTTCGCGTTCATCGGCGCAGACGAGGCGACAGCCGGCCCCGGCGTGGTGGAAGCGATCGAGACCGCCGATGTGGTGTTAATCGCGCCGTCGAATCCCGTGGTGAGCATCGGCGCGATCCTCAACGTCGGGGGCATCCGCGCCGCGCTGCGCACGACGAAGGCCCCGGTCATCGGGTACTCACCGATCATCGGGGGTAAACCGTTGCGCGGCATGGCCGATGAATGCCTCTCGGTGATCGGTGTGGCGAGCACCTCCGAAGCCGTCGGCGCCCACTACGGGGCGCGCAGCGGCACCGGCATTCTCGACGGCTGGTTGATTCACGAGGGTGACCACGCCGAGATCCCCGGTGTTGACGTGCGCGCGGTGCCACTGCTGATGCGCGATCCGGCGGCGACCGCCGAGATGGTGCGCGCGGGTCTGGACCTGGCGGGGCTCAAACCATGA
- a CDS encoding WhiB family transcriptional regulator, with protein MPAGRPQLKLVSSQPEKPDVAPAITPADEAWQDRALCAQTDPEAFFPEKGGSTREAKRICMGCEVRDACLEYALAHDERFGIWGGLSERERRRLKRGIV; from the coding sequence ATGCCGGCCGGCCGTCCACAGCTGAAGTTGGTGTCGAGCCAGCCGGAGAAACCGGATGTTGCGCCGGCAATCACCCCCGCCGACGAAGCCTGGCAGGATCGCGCGCTGTGCGCGCAGACCGATCCGGAGGCGTTCTTCCCGGAGAAGGGTGGGTCGACGCGGGAAGCCAAGCGGATCTGCATGGGGTGCGAGGTGCGCGACGCGTGCCTGGAATACGCACTCGCCCATGACGAGCGCTTCGGCATCTGGGGCGGGCTCTCGGAGCGGGAGCGGCGCCGCCTCAAGCGCGGAATCGTCTGA
- a CDS encoding metallopeptidase family protein translates to MRGPLLPATVPGWRSRAERFDMAVLEAYEPIERRWRDRLTGLDVAVDEIPRILPRDPDSVQWPPEVVADGPVALGRLIPAGVDVRGNATRARIVLFRKPIERRAKDTFELSELLHEILVALVATYLGVDPPVIDPTIDDV, encoded by the coding sequence ATGCGCGGCCCGCTGCTCCCGGCGACGGTGCCGGGATGGCGCAGCCGGGCCGAGCGGTTCGATATGGCGGTGCTGGAAGCCTATGAGCCGATCGAGCGGCGCTGGCGGGATCGGCTCACAGGTCTGGATGTGGCCGTTGACGAAATCCCCCGAATCCTCCCCCGAGATCCTGACAGTGTGCAGTGGCCGCCGGAAGTCGTCGCCGATGGGCCGGTCGCGCTGGGCCGGTTGATCCCGGCCGGTGTGGATGTCCGCGGTAACGCCACGCGGGCGCGAATCGTGTTGTTTCGCAAGCCAATTGAACGGCGAGCCAAGGACACTTTCGAGTTGTCAGAGCTCCTGCATGAGATTCTGGTCGCTTTGGTGGCGACCTATCTGGGCGTCGATCCGCCGGTCATCGATCCGACGATCGACGACGTATGA
- a CDS encoding DUF3499 domain-containing protein has translation MNVPRRCCRPGCPHYAVATLTFVYSDSTAVVGPLATVPEPHSWDLCVVHASRITAPRGWELVRHAGPLPSNPDEDDLVALANAVREHPDGSTTVNGIPAGFSDPATGAPGGALIAPPAPKPQSNGRRRGHLRVLPDPPD, from the coding sequence GTGAACGTTCCCCGTCGCTGCTGTCGGCCCGGGTGCCCCCACTATGCGGTCGCGACGCTGACTTTCGTCTACTCCGACTCGACAGCCGTCGTCGGCCCGCTCGCGACTGTGCCCGAGCCGCATTCGTGGGATTTGTGTGTGGTGCATGCCAGTCGTATCACCGCGCCGCGTGGCTGGGAACTGGTTCGCCACGCCGGGCCGCTGCCGTCGAATCCCGACGAGGACGACCTGGTCGCGCTGGCCAACGCCGTGCGGGAGCACCCGGACGGTTCGACCACCGTCAACGGCATCCCCGCTGGCTTCTCCGATCCGGCGACCGGTGCGCCGGGAGGTGCGCTGATCGCGCCGCCGGCCCCCAAGCCGCAGTCCAACGGCCGGCGCCGGGGCCACCTGCGGGTGTTGCCGGATCCTCCCGACTGA
- a CDS encoding phosphomannomutase/phosphoglucomutase, with amino-acid sequence MSRSAAAVHRVIKAYDVRGLVGEEIDEQFVAEVGGAFARLMRAEGARQVVIGHDMRTSSPALAAAFADGVLRQGLDVVRIGLASTDQLYFASGLLDCPGAMFTASHNPAAYNGIKLCRAGAKPVGRDTGLARISEEVIAGVPAFDGPAGTLTDRDVLADYGEFLRSLVNLTDLRPLKVAVDAGNGMAGHTAPAVLGPIPSVTLAPLYFELDGSFPNHEANPLEPANLVDLQAYVLETGADIGLAFDGDADRCFVVDEKGAPVSPSAITALVATRQLRREIGATIIHNLITSRAVPEVVIESGGTPVRSRVGHSYIKALMAETGAIFGGEHSAHYYFRDFWGADSGMLAALHVLAALGEQDRPLSELMADYQRYAASGEVNFTVTDAEACVEAVLAEFGDRAQDIDHLDGVTVDLGDGAWFNLRMSNTEPLLRLNVEARTAEEVDDIVARVSRTVTAQTPQHSEAPS; translated from the coding sequence ATGTCTCGGTCCGCCGCGGCTGTCCACCGTGTCATCAAGGCGTATGACGTGCGCGGGTTGGTCGGCGAGGAGATCGACGAGCAGTTCGTCGCCGAGGTCGGTGGCGCGTTCGCCCGGCTGATGCGCGCCGAAGGCGCCCGCCAGGTGGTGATCGGCCACGACATGCGCACCAGCTCGCCGGCGCTCGCGGCCGCGTTCGCCGACGGCGTGCTGCGCCAGGGCCTCGACGTGGTGCGCATCGGTCTGGCCTCGACGGACCAGCTCTACTTCGCATCGGGCCTGCTGGACTGCCCCGGGGCGATGTTCACCGCCAGCCACAACCCGGCCGCCTACAACGGCATCAAGCTGTGCCGGGCGGGCGCCAAACCGGTCGGCCGCGACACCGGCCTGGCCCGGATCAGCGAGGAGGTCATCGCCGGGGTGCCGGCGTTCGACGGCCCGGCCGGCACCCTGACCGACCGGGATGTGCTGGCCGACTACGGTGAGTTCCTGCGCTCGCTGGTCAACCTCACCGACCTGCGGCCGCTGAAGGTGGCCGTCGACGCCGGCAACGGGATGGCCGGTCACACCGCGCCGGCGGTGCTCGGCCCGATCCCGTCGGTGACCCTGGCGCCGCTGTACTTCGAGCTGGACGGCAGCTTCCCCAACCACGAGGCCAACCCGTTGGAGCCGGCCAACCTGGTCGACCTGCAGGCGTACGTGCTCGAGACCGGCGCCGACATCGGGCTGGCCTTCGACGGCGACGCCGACCGCTGTTTCGTCGTCGACGAGAAGGGCGCCCCGGTGTCCCCGTCGGCGATCACCGCGCTGGTCGCCACCCGGCAGTTGCGCCGGGAGATCGGGGCCACGATCATCCACAACCTGATCACCTCACGGGCCGTGCCCGAGGTGGTCATCGAAAGCGGCGGCACGCCGGTGCGGTCGCGGGTCGGCCACTCTTATATCAAGGCGTTGATGGCCGAGACCGGCGCGATCTTCGGCGGTGAGCACTCGGCGCACTACTACTTCCGGGACTTCTGGGGTGCGGACTCCGGGATGCTGGCGGCGCTGCACGTGCTGGCCGCGCTCGGTGAGCAGGACCGGCCGCTGTCGGAGTTGATGGCCGACTATCAGCGCTACGCCGCCTCCGGCGAGGTGAACTTCACCGTCACCGACGCCGAGGCGTGCGTGGAGGCGGTGCTCGCCGAGTTCGGGGACCGGGCCCAGGACATCGACCACCTCGACGGGGTGACCGTCGACCTGGGCGACGGCGCCTGGTTCAACCTGCGTATGTCGAACACCGAACCGCTGCTGCGGCTGAACGTCGAGGCCCGCACCGCCGAAGAGGTCGACGACATCGTCGCGCGGGTATCCCGGACCGTGACCGCCCAGACACCCCAGCACAGCGAGGCGCCGTCGTGA